The following coding sequences lie in one Nakaseomyces glabratus chromosome I, complete sequence genomic window:
- the PWP7 gene encoding PWP7 (CAGL0I10098g~Putative adhesin-like cell wall protein (adhesin cluster II); predicted GPI-anchor; expressed in stationary growth phase) has translation MFSNVINFCFWLTLFLTVGTAKNPVDFPNLCQYPNLDGAVAGFDTEIYNADPSILINFSLWPILQFPKEWHKTIGRAITTQTNFKLPASDTTLFGVSIPTQNILIEFRGYFIPPKSGTYTFALYLTDDGSAMFLGNDAAFPCGNITSWSNPTNDQVSVSDYDPKKKTLTVYMVAGVAYPLRIAYYNREKGGSLTASFVDPDGLTHSDWNGYIWTLPSCDNCKYSPPPMETTTTSSAYVLEKTTSTIFSIYTGVDGEPTPHTLVKVIVPTVTEYIVVPSPTTITTTKNVDGQQLVEQDVISFFSTTNSIGKPITGSTTITIDDGRDKTTTYKDKDGSIHTDIISHITKLDENGMPVVILTRYPAPAPAPGPGEGGSGSNPGTGEGGSGSNPGTGEGGSGSNPGTGEGGSGSNPGTGEGGSGSNPGTGEGGSGSNPGTGEGGSGSEGGSGEGGSGGSNPVDDGKDKTTVVTDKDGHVHTDIISHITTTDKDGKPTVILTQYQSPTPSPGEGGSGSEGGSGSNPGTGEGGSGSNPGTGEGGSGSNPGTGEGGSGSNPGTGEGGSGSEGGSGEGGSGGSNPVDDGKDKTTVVTDKDGHVHTDIISHITTTDKDGKPTVILTQYQSPTPSPGEGGSGSEGGSGSNPGTGEGGSGSNPGTGEGGSGSNPGTGEGGSGSNPGTGEGGSGSNPGTGEGGSGSNPGTGEGGSGSNPGTGEGGSGSEGGSGEGGSGSNPGTGEGGSGSNPGTGEGGSGSEGGSGEGGSGGSNPVDDGKDKTTVVTDKDGHVHTDIISHITTTDKDGKPTVILTQYQSPTPSPGEGGSGSEGGSGSNPGTGEGGSGSNPGTGEGGSGSNPGTGEGGSGSNPGTGEGGSGSNPGTGEGGSGSNPGTGEGGSGSNPGTGEGGSGSNPGTGEGGSGSNPGTGEGGSGSNPGTGEGGSGSNPGTGEGGSGSEGGSGEGGSGGSNPVDDGKDKTTVVTDKDGHVHTDIISHITTTDKDGKPTVILTQYQSPTPSPGEGGSGSEGGSGSNPGTGEGGSGSNPGTGEGGSGSNPGTGEGGSGSNPGTGEGGSGSNPGTGEGGSGSNPGTGEGGSGSEGGSGEGGSGSNPGTGEGGSGSNPGTGEGGSGSEGGSGEGGSGGSNPVDDGKDKTTVVTDKDGHVHTDIISHITTTDKDGKPTVILTQYQSPTPSPGEGGSGSEGGSGSNPGTGEGGSGSNPGTGEGGSGSNPGTGEGGSGSNPGTGEGGSGSNPGTGEGGSGSEGGSGEGGSGGSNPVDDGKDKTTVVTDKDGHVHTDIISHITTTDKDGKPTVILTQYQSPTAAQDGTSKTITVDGEEIIEVVHITTYTDSDGHTITSTYTEMFKTLIDAEPQYVSETTQTITTTDAEGHTTTITTTYTIDNNGNAVPIVPSSSSMSSSSSSSMSSSSSSSMSSSSSSIISSSISSAISTPSGQDYTITTTGSDGKIETDIVSHITTTVNGKPTTITTTVPCDVSTGKDRTTTVTHSNGVIETNVVSHITTTVNGKPTTITTTVPCDVSAGKDRTTTVTHSNGVIETNVISHITTTDSNGKPTTITTTTTKLNNAHTTTLTNKDGSVDTKTVVGVTTTNQFGQPVITSITYTPKADSHSNSNVGTVAGTKGAAGNNPSGTNKPQTKPTANAGSNGASPAANAGSNGASPAANAGSNGASPAANAGSNGASPAANAGSNGASPAANAGSNGASPAANAGSNGASPAANAGSNGASPAANAGSAVAPKASASNSAAVQQQSSASGRNPGASAAPTIQQINKNAASSMKQTKIGVTTVLTILLFTLF, from the coding sequence atgttTTCAAACGTCATtaacttttgtttttggcTGACACTGTTCCTGACAGTTGGTACTGCCAAGAATCCGGTAGACTTTCCCAATTTATGTCAGTACCCAAATTTGGACGGTGCAGTCGCAGGTTTTGATACCGAAATCTACAATGCTGACCCAAGTATTTTAATCAATTTTAGTTTGTGGCCTATTCTTCAATTCCCAAAGGAATGGCATAAGACCATCGGTAGAGCTATTACTACCCAAACTAATTTCAAACTACCAGCCTCTGATACCACTCTTTTTGGTGTTAGTATTCCAacacaaaatattttaatcGAATTCCGTGGTTACTTCATCCCACCAAAGAGTGGTACTTACACCTTTGCTTTATATTTGACCGATGACGGTAGTGCCATGTTTTTAGGTAATGATGCTGCATTTCCTTGTGGTAATATTACTTCTTGGTCTAACCCTACTAATGATCAGGTCTCAGTTTCAGACTATGatccaaaaaagaaaactttaACGGTTTATATGGTCGCAGGTGTTGCATACCCATTAAGAATTGCATACTACAACAGAGAGAAGGGTGGTAGTCTTACTGCTTCCTTTGTTGACCCAGATGGGTTAACACATTCTGATTGGAATGGATATATCTGGACTCTACCAAGCTGTGACAACTGTAAATATTCGCCACCTCCAATGGAGACAACAACTACGAGTTCAGCTTATGTGCTAGAAAAGACAACCTCTACCATATTTTCCATTTATACTGGTGTTGACGGTGAACCTACCCCACATACGTTGGTCAAAGTCATTGTCCCAACAGTCACTGAATACATTGTCGTTCCTTCGCCAACTACTATCACAACCACAAAAAATGTAGATGGCCAACAATTAGTAGAACAAGATGTTATTTCATTCTTCTCAACAACCAACTCTATTGGTAAACCAATCACAGGTTCCACGACCATCACTATAGATGATGGTAGGGATAAAACAACTACTTATAAAGATAAGGATGGAAGTATTCACACTGATATCATTTCCCACATAACCAAGTTAGACGAAAATGGTATGCCAGTAGTTATACTAACAAGATATCCTGCCCCTGCCCCTGCCCCTGGTCCAggtgaaggtggctctggttccaacccaggtactggtgaaggtggttctggttccaacccaggtactggtgaaggtggctctggctctaacccaggtactggtgaaggtggttctggctccaacccaggtactggtgagggtggctctggctccaacccaggtactggtgaaggtggttctggctctaacccaggtactggtgaaggtggttctggttctgaaggtggttctggtgagggtggctctggtggttccaacccagttgacgatggtaaggataAGACTACAGTTgtcactgacaaggatggccATGTGCACACCGATATCATTTCCCACATCACTACTACCGACAAAGATGGTAAGCCAACTGTCATTTTGACTCAATACCAGTCTCCAACCCCATCTCctggtgaaggtggatctggctCTGAgggtggttctggttccaacccaggtactggtgaaggtggttctggttccaacccaggtactggtgaaggtggctctggctccaacccaggtactggtgaaggtggttctggctctaacccaggtactggtgaaggtggttctggttctgaaggtggttctggtgagggtggctctggtggttccaacccagttgacgatggtaaggataAGACTACAGTTgtcactgacaaggatggccATGTGCACACCGATATCATTTCCCACATCACTACTACCGACAAAGATGGTAAGCCAACTGTCATTTTGACTCAATACCAGTCTCCAACCCCATCTCctggtgaaggtggatctggctCTGAgggtggttctggttccaacccaggtactggtgaaggtggttctggttccaacccaggtactggtgaaggtggttctggctctaacccaggtactggtgaaggtggttctggctctaacccaggtactggtgagggtggctctggctctaacccaggtactggtgaaggtggttctggttccaacccaggtactggtgaaggtggttctggttccaacccaggtactggtgaaggtggttctggttctgaaggtggttctggtgagggtggctctggctccaacccaggtactggtgaaggtggttctggctctaacccaggtactggtgaaggtggttctggttctgaaggtggttctggtgagggtggctctggtggttccaacccagttgacgatggtaaggataAGACTACAGTTgtcactgacaaggatggccATGTGCACACCGATATCATTTCCCACATCACTACTACCGACAAAGATGGTAAGCCAACTGTCATTTTGACTCAATACCAGTCTCCAACCCCATCTCctggtgaaggtggatctggctCTGAgggtggttctggttccaacccaggtactggtgaaggtggttctggttccaacccaggtactggtgaaggtggttctggctctaacccaggtactggtgaaggtggttctggctctaacccaggtactggtgagggtggctctggctctaacccaggtactggtgaaggtggttctggttccaacccaggtactggtgaaggtggttctggttccaacccaggtactggtgaaggtggttctggctctaacccaggtactggtgaaggtggttctggttccaacccaggtactggtgaaggtggttctggttccaacccaggtactggtgaaggtggttctggctctaacccaggtactggtgaaggtggttctggttctgaaggtggttctggtgagggtggctctggtggttccaacccagttgacgatggtaaggataAGACTACAGTTgtcactgacaaggatggccATGTGCACACCGATATCATTTCCCACATCACTACTACCGACAAAGATGGTAAGCCAACTGTCATTTTGACTCAATACCAGTCTCCAACCCCATCTCctggtgaaggtggatctggctCTGAgggtggttctggttccaacccaggtactggtgaaggtggttctggctctaacccaggtactggtgaaggtggttctggctctaacccaggtactggtgagggtggctctggctctaacccaggtactggtgaaggtggttctggttccaacccaggtactggtgaaggtggttctggttccaacccaggtactggtgaaggtggttctggttctgaaggtggttctggtgagggtggctctggctccaacccaggtactggtgaaggtggttctggctctaacccaggtactggtgaaggtggttctggttctgaaggtggttctggtgagggtggctctggtggttccaacccagttgacgatggtaaggataAGACTACAGTTgtcactgacaaggatggccATGTGCACACCGATATCATTTCCCACATCACTACTACCGACAAAGATGGTAAGCCAACTGTCATTTTGACTCAATACCAGTCTCCAACCCCATCTCctggtgaaggtggatctggctCTGAgggtggttctggttccaacccaggtactggtgaaggtggttctggttccaacccaggtactggtgaaggtggctctggctccaacccaggtactggtgagggtggctctggctccaacccaggtactggtgaaggtggttctggctctaacccaggtactggtgaaggtggttctggttctgaaggtggttctggtgagggtggctctggtggttccaacccagttgacgatggtaaggataAGACTACAGTTgtcactgacaaggatggccATGTGCACACCGATATCATTTCCCACATCACTACTACCGACAAAGATGGTAAGCCAACTGTCATTTTGACTCAATACCAGTCTCCAACAGCTGCACAAGATGGTACTAGTAAGACCATTACCGTTGATggagaagaaataattgaaGTTGTGCATATTACTACTTATACCGACAGCGATGGCCATACCATTACAAGTACTTATACTGAAATGTTCAAGACATTAATTGATGCTGAACCTCAATATGTGAGCGAAACTACTCAAACTATCACAACCACTGATGCTGAAGGTCACACAACTACTATTACAACCACGTATACCATAGATAACAATGGAAATGCCGTACCAATCGtaccttcttcatctagcatgtcctcatcttcttcatctagcatgtcctcatcttcttcatccagCATGtcctcatcatcttctAGCATTATTTCCAGTTCAATCTCTTCCGCCATTTCTACACCATCCGGCCAAGATTACACAATTACTACCACAGGTTCAGATGGCAAAATTGAAACTGATATTGTATCACACATCACTACAACCGTTAATGGTAAGCCAACTACTATTACAACTACTGTTCCATGTGATGTTAGTACAGGCAAAGACAGAACAACTACTGTCACCCACAGTAACGGTGTTATTGAAACCAATGTAGTATCACATATCACTACAACCGTTAATGGTAAGCCAACTACTATTACAACTACTGTTCCATGTGATGTTAGTGCAGGCAAAGACAGAACAACTACTGTCACCCACAGTAACGGTGTTATTGAAACCAATGTGATATCTCATATTACTACTACAGACTCTAATGGTAAGCCAACTACTATCACAACAACTACCACCAAGTTGAACAACGCTCATACAACAACCTTAACTAACAAGGATGGCAGTGTTGACACCAAGACAGTGGTTGGCGTTACTACAACTAATCAATTCGGCCAACCAGTAATTACCTCAATAACTTACACTCCAAAGGCTGACTCCCACTCTAACAGTAACGTCGGAACTGTTGCTGGAACAAAGGGTGCTGCGGGAAACAATCCTTCAGGAACTAACAAGCCACAAACCAAACCAACAGCTaatgctggctccaacGGTGCCTCCCCAGCAGCCaatgctggctccaacGGTGCCTCCCCAGCAGCCaatgctggctccaacGGTGCCTCCCCAGCAGCCaatgctggctccaacGGTGCCTCCCCAGCAGCCaatgctggctccaacGGTGCCTCCCCAGCAGCCaatgctggctccaacGGTGCTTCCCCAGCAGCCaatgctggctccaacGGTGCTTCCCCAGCAGCCaatgctggctccaacGGTGCTTCCCCAGCAGCCAACGCTGGATCAGCTGTTGCACCAAAGGCTTCCGCAAGTAACTCGGCTGCTGTTCAGCAACAATCCAGTGCTAGTGGCAGAAATCCTGGTGCTTCCGCTGCCCCAACAATACAACAAATAAACAAGAATGCTGCATCATCCATGAAGCAAACTAAGATCGGTGTCACTACAGTTTTGACCATATTGTTGTTCACTTTGTTTTAA
- a CDS encoding uncharacterized protein (CAGL0I10125g~Protein of unknown function), which yields MELEVIRERNKPTSLGLSLAVLVFTEELFPPCAIAVTLPLLFRVVLSLFSSSAFIHSGGCQLLDKYLPALVRWFWV from the coding sequence ATGGAATTGGAAGTGATACGCGAACGGAACAAACCAACTAGCCTTGGTCTATCCCTTGCGGTGCTCGTATTCACTGAGGAGCTTTTCCCTCCGTGCGCAATTGCTGTGACTTTGCCTTTGCTTTTTCGAGTTGTATTGTCCTTGTTTTCGTCCAGTGCTTTCATCCACTCTGGTGGATGTCAGTTGCTTGACAAATACTTACCCGCATTGGTTCGTTGGTTCTGGGTTTAG